One Synechococcus sp. CC9605 genomic window carries:
- a CDS encoding metallophosphoesterase, whose amino-acid sequence MNLRSHRHWVIGDVHGCHQPLCRLLATLPPNDHLVFCGDVINRGEAIPATMDLVWDLVQAGRATWLRGNHEQDLTDALESRDGLSQHATYAQLGDSSARQWLPRLQQLPLVYRGDGWCATHAGFDAAGHPDLSIRDPFWEAYDGRFGQVVVGHTPRPQVERLGAIVLIDTGAVYGGCLSAYCPETDAVVQVEGAATDAVLAGVGPC is encoded by the coding sequence TTGAACCTGCGCAGCCACCGGCATTGGGTGATTGGAGATGTGCATGGCTGCCATCAGCCCCTGTGCCGTCTGCTTGCCACCCTGCCGCCGAACGACCATCTGGTCTTCTGCGGGGATGTGATCAACCGTGGGGAGGCCATACCCGCAACGATGGATCTGGTCTGGGATTTGGTCCAGGCCGGCCGTGCCACGTGGCTGCGAGGGAACCATGAGCAAGACCTCACCGATGCCCTGGAATCCCGGGATGGCTTGAGTCAACACGCCACCTATGCCCAATTGGGCGACAGCAGCGCTCGCCAATGGTTGCCGCGCCTGCAACAGCTTCCGCTCGTCTACCGCGGTGACGGTTGGTGCGCTACCCATGCCGGGTTCGACGCCGCAGGCCATCCGGATCTCTCCATTCGTGATCCCTTCTGGGAGGCCTATGACGGTCGTTTTGGCCAGGTTGTTGTGGGCCATACGCCCCGTCCCCAGGTGGAGCGCCTCGGCGCGATCGTTCTGATCGACACCGGTGCGGTCTATGGCGGTTGTCTGTCGGCCTACTGCCCGGAAACGGATGCGGTCGTTCAGGTGGAAGGCGCTGCAACCGATGCCGTTCTGGCTGGAGTTGGCCCTTGCTGA
- a CDS encoding MgPME-cyclase complex family protein → MTTYHFVAASERFLTVEEPLEEVLRERQRNYAETGKTIDFWLVKQPAFLSTPELAELKATIPQPAAAVVSTDPTFITFLKLRLEYVAVGSFEAPSAGIPDALAGAV, encoded by the coding sequence ATGACCACTTATCACTTCGTTGCAGCCAGCGAGCGCTTCCTCACCGTGGAGGAGCCGCTGGAGGAAGTGCTGCGGGAGCGCCAACGCAACTACGCCGAAACCGGTAAGACCATCGATTTCTGGCTGGTGAAGCAACCGGCTTTCCTCTCTACTCCTGAGCTGGCTGAGCTCAAGGCAACCATTCCCCAGCCCGCTGCTGCTGTTGTGTCCACCGATCCCACCTTCATCACCTTCCTCAAACTGCGATTGGAGTACGTGGCTGTGGGGTCCTTCGAGGCACCGTCCGCGGGGATTCCCGATGCCCTTGCTGGTGCCGTCTGA
- a CDS encoding pyridoxine 5'-phosphate synthase encodes MASLGVNIDHIANIREARRTVEPDPVSMALLAELGGADGITVHLREDRRHIQDRDVELLRQTVRSRLNLEMASTEEMVAIALRIKPDMVTLVPERREEVTTEGGLDVAGQKASLSAMVQTLQAAGIPVSLFVDPEATQLQACKNTGACWVELHTGRYADADWSTQPQELARLQEGTAIAQQLGLRVNAGHGLTYQNVEPIAAIAGMEELNIGHTIVARSVAVGLQQAVRDMKVLVQNPRLDPLFGQAPG; translated from the coding sequence ATGGCAAGCCTCGGCGTCAATATCGACCACATCGCCAACATCCGTGAAGCGCGGCGCACCGTTGAGCCGGATCCTGTCTCGATGGCACTGCTGGCTGAACTCGGTGGGGCCGATGGGATCACAGTGCACCTCAGGGAAGACCGGCGTCACATCCAGGATCGGGATGTGGAGTTGCTGCGCCAAACCGTGCGCTCCCGTCTCAACCTGGAAATGGCCTCCACCGAGGAGATGGTGGCGATCGCGCTGCGGATCAAGCCCGACATGGTCACCCTGGTGCCGGAACGTCGGGAGGAGGTCACCACGGAGGGGGGCCTGGATGTTGCCGGACAGAAAGCCTCTCTGAGCGCCATGGTTCAAACCCTTCAGGCCGCTGGGATTCCTGTGAGCCTGTTTGTGGATCCGGAGGCCACCCAGCTCCAGGCCTGCAAGAACACGGGGGCCTGCTGGGTGGAATTGCACACGGGGCGCTACGCCGATGCCGACTGGAGCACCCAGCCCCAGGAGCTGGCCCGGTTGCAGGAAGGCACCGCCATCGCCCAGCAGCTTGGTCTGCGGGTCAATGCAGGCCATGGCCTCACGTATCAGAACGTTGAGCCCATCGCGGCCATTGCTGGGATGGAGGAACTCAACATCGGCCACACGATCGTGGCCCGTTCTGTGGCCGTCGGACTGCAACAGGCTGTGCGGGATATGAAGGTCTTGGTTCAGAATCCCCGCCTTGATCCCCTTTTCGGACAGGCGCCCGGATGA
- a CDS encoding lysophospholipid acyltransferase family protein — protein sequence MQLCRGALSSQASNLISPLQAALATRESALSVGIDRFWSPLAMFTTQDLALRFQFRERLVLHPEHLPHQGPVLLAPTHRARWDALMLPMAAGRRVSGRDCRFMVTTTEMVGLQGWFLQRLGCFPVDQGRPSMTTLRLAIDLLADGQQVVMFPEGRIHRQDEAIELRPGLVRLAQLAQSRGISVPVVPVGLGYSQAPPRPFSRAALCFGAPLTVPAKGEREATRQFNIQLADAMHTAEQAARAAVGRPLFSS from the coding sequence ATGCAGCTTTGCCGGGGGGCTTTAAGTTCGCAGGCGTCGAATTTGATCAGCCCGTTGCAAGCGGCCCTGGCGACCCGAGAAAGCGCACTGAGTGTCGGGATTGACCGCTTCTGGTCTCCCCTGGCGATGTTCACCACCCAGGATCTGGCGCTGCGCTTTCAATTCCGTGAACGGCTGGTGCTGCATCCTGAGCATCTGCCCCATCAGGGCCCCGTGCTGTTGGCGCCGACCCATCGCGCCCGCTGGGATGCCTTGATGCTGCCGATGGCGGCCGGCCGTCGGGTCAGTGGACGCGACTGCCGCTTCATGGTGACCACCACGGAGATGGTGGGGCTGCAGGGCTGGTTTCTGCAACGGCTGGGATGCTTTCCTGTCGACCAGGGACGGCCCTCGATGACCACCCTGCGTCTTGCGATCGACCTGTTGGCCGACGGACAGCAAGTGGTGATGTTTCCGGAGGGCAGGATCCACCGGCAGGACGAAGCGATTGAGCTGCGTCCCGGCCTCGTGCGTCTGGCCCAACTGGCCCAGAGCCGCGGCATCTCCGTTCCAGTTGTTCCAGTCGGTTTGGGTTACAGCCAGGCCCCGCCACGGCCCTTCAGCCGGGCAGCGCTCTGTTTCGGAGCACCACTCACCGTGCCTGCCAAAGGCGAACGCGAGGCGACGCGGCAGTTCAACATTCAACTCGCTGATGCGATGCATACGGCTGAACAAGCGGCCCGTGCAGCCGTTGGCCGACCGCTATTCAGCTCCTAA
- a CDS encoding BolA family protein: MVQPDAVEAAIQQVIPDANVSVEDLTGGGDHLQVTVVSSAFAGLSRIRQHQMVYGALQQELASEAIHALALNTSTPADAASA, translated from the coding sequence ATGGTGCAACCGGATGCTGTTGAAGCCGCGATCCAACAGGTCATTCCTGACGCCAATGTCAGCGTTGAAGACCTCACCGGTGGTGGTGATCATCTCCAGGTGACGGTGGTGTCTTCGGCGTTTGCCGGCCTTTCACGCATCCGTCAGCATCAGATGGTGTACGGCGCGCTGCAACAAGAGTTGGCCAGCGAAGCGATTCACGCCCTCGCCCTCAACACCTCAACCCCTGCGGACGCTGCGTCCGCTTAA
- the grxD gene encoding Grx4 family monothiol glutaredoxin yields the protein MDPSTKARIETLVASSPIFVFMKGSKLMPQCGFSNNVVQILHSLGVTFETFDVLSDPEIRQGIKEFSSWPTIPQVYVKGEFIGGSDILIEMYNSGELREKLEIALAS from the coding sequence ATGGACCCTTCCACCAAAGCTCGCATCGAAACTCTGGTCGCTTCCAGCCCGATCTTCGTATTCATGAAGGGCTCCAAGCTGATGCCCCAGTGCGGATTCTCAAACAATGTGGTGCAGATCCTGCACTCCCTAGGTGTGACATTCGAAACATTTGACGTTCTCTCTGATCCAGAGATTCGTCAGGGAATCAAAGAATTTTCTAGCTGGCCCACCATCCCCCAGGTGTACGTAAAAGGGGAATTCATCGGCGGTTCCGACATCCTGATCGAGATGTACAACTCCGGAGAACTTCGCGAAAAGCTGGAAATCGCTCTCGCTAGTTGA
- a CDS encoding DUF6761 family protein produces the protein MTSLDDPEAIRHFQSLCDACQELTTRYHTPSELRLYADGYLHALRKSGSLDPRSQHRLEQLIDRWIMDPSSFVGPDGDVSTLYMRHPQGY, from the coding sequence ATGACATCACTCGACGACCCTGAAGCCATCCGTCATTTCCAATCGCTCTGCGACGCCTGCCAGGAACTGACGACCCGATATCACACGCCTTCGGAACTGCGGTTGTACGCCGATGGCTATCTGCATGCGTTGCGGAAGTCCGGATCTCTTGATCCCCGCTCTCAGCACCGCCTCGAGCAATTGATCGATCGCTGGATCATGGATCCCTCCAGTTTTGTTGGCCCTGACGGGGATGTGAGCACGTTGTACATGCGCCATCCCCAGGGTTATTGA
- a CDS encoding response regulator transcription factor encodes MPSSTNGQEPSRVLVVEPHPTLRTVLVQRLRQDGHLTAAVASAAEALEVCQEQSPDLLVSAELLERSSALRLAEQLRCPVIVLTARAGAEPVVGLLDDGADDVLRKPFGLEELAARCRTLLKRGHSGLQERVTVGPLEVHLLLRQVTLREQPVELSPREFALLCALLMPPGLVRSRQELLRMAWPPFSGGPRSVDTQVLTLRRKLEQAGLGEGGGITTVRQRGYRFSLDNLPAS; translated from the coding sequence ATGCCAAGTTCAACCAACGGGCAGGAACCTTCCCGGGTGTTGGTGGTCGAGCCGCATCCCACCCTGCGCACGGTGTTGGTGCAGCGGCTGCGTCAGGACGGACACCTCACAGCAGCTGTGGCCAGTGCCGCTGAAGCCTTGGAGGTCTGCCAGGAACAGTCGCCTGATCTGCTGGTGAGCGCAGAACTGCTGGAGCGCAGCTCCGCCCTGCGCCTGGCTGAGCAGCTGCGTTGCCCTGTGATTGTGCTGACCGCACGGGCCGGTGCTGAACCGGTGGTGGGCCTTCTGGATGACGGTGCGGACGATGTGCTGCGCAAACCCTTTGGCCTTGAGGAACTGGCCGCCCGCTGCCGCACCTTGCTCAAGCGTGGTCACAGTGGCCTGCAGGAACGGGTCACCGTTGGTCCACTCGAGGTACACCTTCTGCTGCGTCAGGTGACGCTGCGGGAGCAGCCGGTGGAGCTCAGCCCCCGCGAATTTGCTCTGCTTTGTGCGCTGTTGATGCCCCCTGGGCTGGTGCGCAGTCGGCAGGAACTGCTACGGATGGCCTGGCCTCCCTTCAGCGGCGGTCCCCGATCCGTGGACACCCAGGTTCTGACCCTGCGCCGCAAGCTTGAGCAGGCCGGTCTTGGCGAGGGCGGTGGAATCACCACCGTGCGTCAGCGGGGCTACCGCTTCAGCCTCGACAACCTGCCAGCCAGCTGA